GAGTTTGGAGGTTGAGTTGATCACGCCGATTGCGATGGATAAGGAGCTCCGATTTGCGATTCGAGAGGGAGGACATACAGTCGGGGCAGGAGTGGTAGCAGAGGTGATTGAGTAAAATGAGAATCATTATTCAAATGGAATGTACAGACTGTAAGCGTCGAAACTATTCGACGACGAAAAACAAGCAGACGATGCAGAAGCGTTTCGAGCTAAAAAAGTTTTGCCGGTTTTGTCGGAAGCATACAGTACATAAGGAGACAAAGTGAGGTTAGTTAAACCCTGGCTAG
The window above is part of the Deltaproteobacteria bacterium genome. Proteins encoded here:
- the rpmG gene encoding 50S ribosomal protein L33, giving the protein MRIIIQMECTDCKRRNYSTTKNKQTMQKRFELKKFCRFCRKHTVHKETK